A window of Arcobacter sp. CECT 8986 contains these coding sequences:
- a CDS encoding ArnT family glycosyltransferase, whose product MIIQSKNQYNKIVYFSLIITTIVLIFVSNTLSISYKEALNFFHNNSLLSILTNISTTIFGQNDIALRLPFLCFYFFSVILLYVNTKNYFKYQVDRAISTIIFMFLPGVLSASLLVNSAIVVTFCTLLYIYYYQKTNKHNYFFLIVFLFVDNSFAILFLAIFFYSMSKRDNLMVYISLVLFGLSMGIFGFDSSGKPKGFFADTFAIYASIFSPFLFLYFFYSMYRLGVKNQRSFVWYISVTALIFSFIFSFRQQIYIEDYAPFVIIAIPLMVRLFFHSYRVRLSEFRKIHNFFALLVLITLSLNIVITIFNKPLYLFLDNPRKHFVYKYHVAKELSEELKKQHINYITSSDEKLLLRLKFYKIYKGKKYYISLNKLSDYTYSFPIKYYGVTVSTAYVKKI is encoded by the coding sequence TGTTTCAAATACTTTAAGTATATCTTATAAAGAAGCACTTAACTTTTTTCATAACAATTCATTGTTGTCTATCCTAACTAATATTTCTACTACAATTTTTGGACAGAATGATATTGCATTAAGATTACCTTTTTTATGTTTTTATTTTTTTAGTGTAATTTTACTTTATGTAAATACGAAAAACTATTTTAAATACCAAGTTGATAGAGCAATCTCAACTATTATATTTATGTTTTTACCTGGAGTTTTAAGTGCTTCACTTTTAGTTAATAGTGCGATTGTTGTAACTTTTTGTACACTTCTATATATCTATTATTATCAAAAAACAAATAAACATAACTATTTTTTCTTAATTGTTTTTTTATTTGTTGATAACTCCTTTGCAATACTTTTTCTTGCAATTTTCTTTTATTCTATGAGTAAAAGAGATAATCTTATGGTTTATATTAGCTTAGTTTTATTTGGTTTATCAATGGGAATATTTGGATTTGATAGTTCTGGAAAACCAAAAGGTTTCTTTGCTGATACATTTGCAATTTATGCATCTATCTTTTCTCCTTTTCTATTTTTATATTTTTTCTATTCTATGTATAGGTTAGGTGTAAAAAATCAAAGAAGTTTTGTTTGGTATATAAGTGTTACTGCATTAATATTTTCGTTTATTTTTTCATTTAGACAACAAATATATATTGAAGATTATGCTCCTTTTGTAATTATTGCTATTCCTTTAATGGTAAGACTATTTTTTCATTCTTACAGAGTTAGATTAAGTGAATTTAGAAAAATACATAATTTCTTTGCTCTTTTAGTTTTAATTACACTATCTTTAAATATTGTGATTACTATATTTAATAAACCCTTGTATCTATTTCTTGACAATCCTAGAAAACATTTTGTTTATAAATATCATGTTGCAAAAGAATTAAGTGAAGAGTTAAAAAAACAACATATTAATTATATTACATCTAGTGATGAAAAGTTACTATTAAGATTAAAATTTTATAAAATATATAAAGGGAAAAAATATTATATAAGCTTAAATAAGTTAAGTGATTATACTTACTCTTTTCCGATTAAATATTATGGAGTAACTGTATCAACCGCATACGTAAAAAAAATATGA